In the genome of Tropicibacter oceani, one region contains:
- a CDS encoding dihydrofolate reductase, protein MITLIAARARNAAIGRAGDIPWHAPEDLAMFKRETLGGALIMGRKTWESLPVKPLKSRLNVVVTSNPGLCDHTAPDIATALRLCHDQGYFRIYGIGGQSIYQALLPLAHRMLITEVDLVIEKADAFFPEFDEQDWREIGNQGLREQEPRCVVRELVRGANFSQTECSVCTSGLL, encoded by the coding sequence ATGATCACCCTCATCGCCGCCCGCGCCCGCAACGCCGCCATCGGCCGCGCCGGGGATATCCCCTGGCACGCGCCCGAAGACCTCGCCATGTTCAAACGCGAAACCCTGGGCGGCGCGCTGATCATGGGCCGCAAAACGTGGGAGAGCCTGCCCGTCAAACCGCTCAAATCCCGCCTCAACGTGGTCGTCACCTCGAACCCCGGTTTGTGCGACCACACCGCCCCCGACATCGCCACCGCCCTGCGCCTGTGCCACGACCAGGGCTATTTCCGCATCTACGGCATCGGCGGCCAAAGCATCTATCAGGCCCTCCTGCCCTTGGCCCACCGCATGCTGATCACCGAAGTCGATTTGGTGATCGAAAAGGCAGACGCCTTCTTTCCGGAATTTGATGAGCAAGACTGGCGCGAGATCGGCAATCAGGGGTTGCGAGAGCAAGAGCCACGGTGTGTAGTGAGGGAGTTGGTGAGGGGGGCGAATTTTTCGCAAACCGAGTGCTCCGTTTGCACATCCGGCCTACTGTGA
- a CDS encoding thymidylate synthase: MQQYHDALRTVLDHGTPSTDRTGTGTTSYFGLQARYPLADGFPLVTTKKLHLKSIVHELLWFLAGDTNIAYLKQNGVSIWDEWADENGDLGPVYGHQWRHWPGHHGTIDQIETLLDQIKTTPDSRRMIVSAWNPADVPDMALPPCHTLWQVRILGGKLHLQLYQRSADMFLGVPFNIASYALLAHMLAHVTGYEPGDFVHSIGDAHIYSNHMDQVREQLSRSPRPLPRLTIKRTVPSLFDFRYDDFAFDGYDPLPAIKAPVAV; this comes from the coding sequence ATGCAGCAATACCACGACGCCCTGCGCACCGTTCTCGACCACGGCACCCCCTCGACCGACCGCACCGGCACCGGCACCACCTCTTACTTCGGGCTTCAGGCGCGTTACCCGCTGGCCGATGGCTTCCCGCTTGTCACCACCAAGAAACTCCACCTCAAATCCATCGTCCACGAACTGCTGTGGTTCCTCGCCGGCGACACCAACATCGCCTACCTCAAACAGAACGGAGTCTCGATCTGGGACGAATGGGCCGACGAAAACGGCGACCTCGGCCCGGTCTACGGCCACCAATGGCGCCACTGGCCCGGCCACCACGGCACCATCGACCAGATCGAAACCCTGCTCGACCAGATCAAGACCACCCCCGACAGCCGCCGCATGATCGTTTCCGCCTGGAACCCGGCGGATGTGCCCGACATGGCCCTGCCGCCCTGCCACACCCTCTGGCAGGTCCGCATCCTGGGCGGCAAACTGCACCTGCAACTCTACCAGCGCAGCGCCGACATGTTCCTTGGCGTGCCCTTCAACATCGCCTCTTACGCGCTGCTCGCCCACATGCTGGCCCATGTCACCGGCTACGAACCCGGCGATTTCGTCCACTCCATCGGCGACGCGCATATCTACTCCAACCACATGGATCAGGTCCGCGAACAGCTTTCGCGCAGCCCGCGCCCCCTGCCCCGCCTCACGATCAAGCGCACCGTCCCCTCGCTCTTCGACTTCCGCTATGACGACTTTGCCTTTGACGGCTACGACCCTCTGCCCGCGATCAAGGCGCCGGTGGCCGTATGA
- a CDS encoding surface lipoprotein assembly modifier encodes MACVLVLSGPGVGPGAAQAETRLSLDEARDVAGRLLQMGRPREALMLAEGVLQGAPGDVPALVLKSRALRDLGRFKDARKAAAAARAAAENDKDRFFAALVTAQARASDGDKGIAQYWLRYAAQVAPDDDLRAVAVRDFRFVRKTTPWRLKASVFAEPSDNLNGAPKTNEFTFAGLTFENPAAVPLSGMRYGADVQFTYRIPLSQRSRVNLGAFGGIERVQFSTSAKAKVPTIRNEDYSRDRLGLSLGYERMGDGGDWLAKGEVAVARYWAGGMPSSDAVMVNAAYQRKLLGRWQGGLRLGYEDETRHDLATRSSTTRSIGASLSHPFAMGALTLDLEQSDTRSQSRLVARETARATLGYQMGKPVLGMLPRLSLSYEDVRFDQSPFGFWVDPREDKEWAMSVDVLLPKVDYFGFAPEIGLSFRDRSSNYSLYETQSTDLRLGLKSVF; translated from the coding sequence ATGGCCTGTGTCCTTGTGTTGTCGGGCCCTGGTGTCGGGCCGGGCGCGGCGCAGGCTGAAACCCGGCTGAGCCTGGACGAAGCGCGCGACGTGGCGGGGCGCCTGTTGCAGATGGGCCGCCCGCGCGAGGCGCTGATGCTGGCCGAGGGGGTGCTGCAGGGCGCGCCCGGCGATGTTCCCGCTCTGGTTCTGAAAAGCCGCGCGCTGCGCGATCTGGGCCGTTTCAAGGATGCGCGGAAGGCGGCTGCGGCGGCGCGGGCTGCGGCGGAAAATGACAAGGACAGGTTCTTTGCCGCGCTGGTGACGGCGCAGGCGCGGGCCTCGGACGGGGACAAGGGGATTGCGCAATACTGGCTGCGCTATGCGGCGCAGGTGGCCCCGGATGACGATCTGCGCGCCGTGGCCGTGCGCGATTTCCGCTTTGTGCGCAAGACAACGCCCTGGCGGCTGAAGGCCAGCGTCTTTGCCGAACCTTCGGACAACCTGAACGGCGCGCCCAAGACCAATGAATTCACCTTTGCCGGTCTGACATTTGAAAACCCAGCGGCGGTGCCGCTGTCGGGGATGCGCTATGGCGCGGATGTGCAGTTTACCTATCGCATCCCGCTAAGCCAGCGCAGCCGCGTGAACCTGGGCGCCTTTGGCGGGATCGAGCGGGTGCAGTTTTCCACCAGCGCCAAGGCCAAGGTGCCGACAATCCGCAACGAGGATTACAGCCGCGACCGGCTGGGGCTTTCGCTGGGGTATGAACGCATGGGCGACGGCGGGGACTGGTTGGCCAAGGGCGAGGTTGCGGTGGCGCGCTATTGGGCGGGCGGTATGCCAAGCTCGGATGCCGTGATGGTGAACGCGGCCTATCAGCGAAAGCTATTGGGGCGCTGGCAGGGCGGTCTGCGCCTGGGCTACGAGGATGAAACCCGCCATGATCTGGCAACGCGCAGTTCCACGACCAGGTCGATCGGCGCAAGCCTGTCGCATCCCTTTGCCATGGGCGCGCTGACGCTGGATCTGGAGCAGTCGGACACGCGGTCGCAATCGCGGCTGGTGGCGCGCGAAACCGCGCGCGCGACGCTGGGCTACCAGATGGGCAAGCCCGTCCTGGGGATGCTGCCGCGCCTGTCGCTGAGTTACGAGGATGTCCGGTTTGACCAGTCGCCGTTCGGGTTCTGGGTCGATCCGCGCGAAGACAAGGAATGGGCCATGTCGGTGGATGTGCTGTTGCCCAAGGTCGATTATTTCGGCTTTGCCCCCGAGATCGGGCTTTCCTTCCGGGACAGAAGCTCCAACTATTCGCTGTACGAAACGCAGAGCACCGATTTGCGGCTGGGCCTCAAGTCGGTATTCTGA
- a CDS encoding VOC family protein — MGIRYLHTMVRVKDLDASIKFYELLGLKQTRRMDSEAGRFSLIFMAPEGQEECPVELTYNWDGDDGLPSDSRHFGHLAYSVPNIYEMCQHLQDNGVVINRPPRDGRMAFVRSPDNVSIELLQEGEALTPAEPWLSMQNTGHW, encoded by the coding sequence ATGGGCATTCGATATCTGCACACGATGGTTCGGGTGAAAGACCTGGACGCATCGATCAAGTTCTATGAATTGCTGGGGTTGAAGCAGACCCGGCGCATGGACAGCGAGGCGGGTCGCTTTTCGCTGATCTTCATGGCGCCCGAGGGGCAGGAAGAATGCCCTGTCGAGCTGACCTATAACTGGGATGGCGACGACGGGCTGCCGTCGGATTCGCGACATTTTGGGCACCTGGCCTATTCGGTGCCCAACATCTACGAAATGTGCCAGCATTTGCAGGACAACGGCGTGGTGATCAACCGGCCGCCGCGCGACGGGCGCATGGCCTTTGTGCGCTCGCCCGACAATGTATCCATCGAGTTGTTGCAGGAGGGCGAGGCGCTGACCCCGGCCGAACCTTGGCTGTCGATGCAGAACACGGGCCATTGGTAA
- a CDS encoding DUF1194 domain-containing protein has protein sequence MAVDAEHGPLVRLVRLLAVLCLLPGVAGAQSHCRLALLLALDVSSSVDAAEYALQRDGTAAALTAPDVMQAILQGGGGAVALGVYEWSGRRQSSVVLDWTVLRSEADVLAAAERLRGARRSFTRFPTALGYALGYGATMMGRAPQCDRRVIDVSGDGITNDGFGPELAYRHFPFDGVTVNGLAVLGADPDVLDHYEFFLQHGPGAFVETAEGYAGFQRAMERKLYREIEDRVVGGLPGGRGPG, from the coding sequence TTGGCTGTCGATGCAGAACACGGGCCATTGGTAAGGCTTGTCCGGCTATTGGCTGTGCTGTGCCTGCTGCCCGGGGTGGCAGGCGCGCAAAGCCATTGCCGGTTGGCGCTGCTGTTGGCGCTGGATGTGTCGTCGTCGGTGGATGCGGCGGAATATGCCCTGCAGCGCGATGGCACGGCGGCGGCGCTGACCGCGCCCGATGTGATGCAGGCGATCCTGCAGGGTGGCGGCGGCGCGGTTGCGCTGGGCGTCTATGAATGGAGCGGGCGGCGGCAGTCCAGCGTGGTGCTGGACTGGACGGTGTTGCGATCCGAGGCGGATGTTCTGGCAGCGGCGGAGCGGCTGCGCGGGGCGCGCCGGTCGTTCACGCGGTTTCCGACGGCCCTGGGCTATGCCTTGGGCTATGGCGCGACGATGATGGGCCGCGCGCCGCAGTGCGACCGGCGGGTGATAGACGTGTCGGGCGACGGGATCACCAACGACGGCTTTGGCCCCGAGCTGGCCTATCGGCACTTTCCCTTTGACGGGGTGACGGTGAACGGGCTGGCGGTGCTGGGCGCGGACCCGGATGTTCTGGATCACTACGAGTTTTTTCTGCAACACGGGCCGGGCGCCTTTGTCGAGACCGCCGAGGGCTATGCCGGGTTTCAGCGCGCGATGGAGCGCAAGCTGTACCGCGAGATCGAGGATCGCGTGGTCGGCGGATTGCCCGGCGGACGGGGGCCGGGATGA
- a CDS encoding DUF1194 domain-containing protein — MRVLAVICALWAGQAVAECRQALALGLDVSGSVDAREYRLQLDGLANALENPEVAAAFLAMPQAPVSLAVFEWSGAAAQRGLLDWTAVTDGAVLAGIAARLRAVARVPLDPSTAIGAAKAHGAALLAQQPGCWRQVLDLSGDGQSNTGPRPQDVRPGGITINALVIGTPETPGRAAPGLGELVAYFRAYVIEGDQAFVETAQGFEAFEAAMVRKLKRELQVMVLSGR; from the coding sequence ATGAGGGTCCTGGCGGTGATCTGTGCGCTGTGGGCGGGGCAGGCGGTGGCCGAGTGCCGGCAGGCGCTGGCGCTGGGGCTGGATGTGTCGGGGTCGGTCGACGCGCGGGAGTACCGGTTGCAGCTGGACGGGCTGGCGAATGCGCTGGAAAACCCCGAGGTGGCGGCGGCCTTTCTGGCGATGCCGCAGGCGCCGGTGTCGCTGGCGGTGTTCGAATGGAGCGGCGCCGCGGCGCAGCGCGGGTTGCTGGACTGGACGGCGGTGACGGATGGGGCGGTTCTGGCCGGGATTGCGGCGCGGCTGCGCGCGGTGGCGCGGGTTCCGCTGGATCCCTCGACGGCGATTGGCGCGGCCAAGGCGCATGGGGCGGCGTTGCTGGCGCAGCAGCCCGGGTGCTGGCGGCAGGTGCTGGACCTGTCGGGCGACGGGCAGAGCAACACCGGGCCAAGGCCGCAGGATGTGCGCCCGGGCGGCATCACGATCAACGCGCTGGTCATCGGCACGCCGGAGACGCCGGGGCGCGCGGCGCCGGGGTTGGGTGAATTGGTGGCCTATTTCCGCGCTTACGTGATCGAGGGCGATCAGGCCTTTGTCGAGACCGCGCAGGGGTTCGAGGCTTTCGAGGCGGCCATGGTGCGCAAGCTGAAGCGCGAATTGCAGGTCATGGTGCTGTCAGGGCGCTGA
- a CDS encoding pyridoxal phosphate-dependent aminotransferase, with translation MPFLSTTLSRVQPSPTVAITQLARELADSGRDIISLSAGEPDFDTPDNIKAAAIAAIHAGKTKYTAPDGIPELKQAICAKFARENGLTYQPAQVSVSTGGKQVLYNALLATLNPGDQVIIPAPYWVSYPDIVRLGHGEPVIVKGERQMGYKITPEALEAAITPKTKWFIFNSPSNPTGAGYSRDELKALTDVLLRHPHVWVMSDDMYEHLAYDGFEFVTPAQVEPQLYDRTLTVNGVSKAYAMTGWRIGYAAGPEPLIAAMRKLQSQSTTNPSSISQWAAVEALNGPQDFLAERNDAFLRRRNLVVAGLNACTGITCPTPEGAFYVYPDISDCIGKTSAGGTRIDTDEAFCTALLAEQGVAVVFGAAFGLSPCFRVSYAASDAALTEACTRITAFCNGLS, from the coding sequence ATGCCTTTCCTGTCGACAACGCTGTCTCGTGTTCAACCGTCGCCCACCGTGGCCATCACGCAGCTTGCGCGCGAACTGGCCGATAGCGGGCGCGACATCATTTCCCTCAGCGCTGGCGAGCCTGACTTTGACACGCCCGACAACATCAAGGCCGCCGCGATTGCGGCAATCCATGCGGGAAAAACGAAATACACCGCCCCCGATGGCATCCCCGAGCTGAAACAGGCGATCTGCGCCAAGTTCGCCCGCGAAAACGGCCTGACATACCAGCCCGCGCAGGTCAGCGTCAGCACCGGCGGCAAACAGGTGCTGTACAACGCCCTGCTGGCCACCCTAAACCCCGGCGATCAGGTCATCATCCCCGCGCCCTACTGGGTGTCCTACCCCGACATCGTGCGTCTGGGCCATGGCGAGCCTGTCATCGTCAAGGGCGAACGCCAGATGGGCTACAAGATCACGCCCGAGGCGCTCGAGGCGGCGATCACCCCGAAAACCAAGTGGTTCATCTTCAATTCTCCCTCGAACCCCACCGGCGCGGGGTATTCGCGCGACGAACTCAAGGCGCTGACCGACGTGCTGCTGCGCCACCCGCATGTCTGGGTGATGTCCGACGACATGTACGAACACCTTGCCTATGATGGTTTTGAATTCGTCACGCCCGCGCAGGTCGAACCGCAGCTTTATGACCGCACCCTGACGGTCAACGGCGTGTCCAAGGCCTATGCCATGACCGGCTGGCGCATCGGCTATGCCGCCGGCCCCGAACCCCTGATCGCCGCCATGCGCAAACTGCAATCGCAGTCCACTACCAATCCCTCGTCCATCAGCCAATGGGCCGCGGTCGAGGCGCTGAACGGCCCGCAGGATTTTCTGGCCGAACGAAATGACGCCTTCCTGCGCCGCCGCAACCTCGTGGTCGCAGGGCTGAACGCCTGCACGGGCATCACCTGCCCCACCCCCGAAGGCGCATTCTACGTCTATCCCGACATCTCCGATTGCATCGGCAAGACCAGCGCAGGCGGCACCCGGATCGACACCGACGAGGCGTTCTGCACCGCCCTTCTGGCCGAACAGGGCGTCGCCGTGGTCTTCGGTGCGGCTTTTGGCCTGTCTCCCTGTTTCCGCGTCAGCTACGCCGCCTCAGACGCGGCCCTGACCGAGGCCTGCACCCGTATCACGGCCTTCTGCAACGGTCTTTCCTGA
- a CDS encoding helix-turn-helix domain-containing protein: MTNSNEQSDWYGPDAATFGDRLAAARDAAGMTQEVLAKRMGVKLATLQNWEEDLSEPRANKLSMISGILNVSMVWLITGEGEGVSAPDVDALSPDVTAVLAEIRAMRARMQAQAEKLGRLEKSLRVFLKEQV; encoded by the coding sequence ATGACGAACTCGAACGAACAAAGCGACTGGTACGGGCCGGATGCCGCCACATTCGGCGATCGGCTGGCCGCCGCGCGCGACGCGGCCGGGATGACCCAGGAGGTGCTGGCCAAGCGGATGGGCGTCAAACTGGCGACCTTGCAGAACTGGGAAGAGGACCTTTCCGAACCGCGCGCCAACAAGCTGTCGATGATTTCGGGGATCCTGAACGTGTCGATGGTCTGGCTGATCACCGGCGAAGGCGAAGGCGTCAGCGCGCCCGACGTCGATGCCCTGTCCCCGGATGTCACCGCCGTTCTGGCCGAGATCCGGGCCATGCGCGCGCGCATGCAGGCGCAGGCCGAAAAGCTGGGGCGGCTGGAAAAGTCGCTGCGCGTTTTTTTGAAGGAGCAGGTCTGA
- a CDS encoding succinate dehydrogenase assembly factor 2, which produces MVEDRETRKKRLAMRSMRRGMKEMDILLIRYSEAKLAGMDDAALDTYEALLGENDQDLYQWISGQRPAPAAHQALVEDIREVASGAG; this is translated from the coding sequence ATGGTCGAGGACCGCGAAACCCGCAAGAAGCGGCTGGCGATGCGTTCGATGCGGCGGGGCATGAAGGAAATGGATATCCTTCTGATCCGCTACAGCGAGGCAAAGCTGGCCGGCATGGACGATGCCGCGCTGGACACCTACGAGGCGCTGCTGGGCGAGAACGACCAGGACCTGTACCAGTGGATTTCCGGCCAGCGCCCGGCTCCGGCCGCGCATCAGGCGCTGGTCGAGGATATCCGCGAGGTCGCATCCGGCGCGGGCTGA
- a CDS encoding MarR family winged helix-turn-helix transcriptional regulator — protein sequence MSIHSKMAKPGEQGFMASYLDALSLVERLHRLLLDVIKDEFERLGIIDVNAVQALLLFNIGDNEVTAGELKSRGYYQGSNVSYNLKKLVEMGYMHHQRCEIDRRSVRVRLTQRGREIRDIVTDLFGRHAEGLQSKGVLGLDGIDEITNSLRRVERYWTDQIRYIY from the coding sequence ATGAGCATTCATTCCAAAATGGCGAAACCCGGTGAGCAGGGTTTCATGGCCAGCTATCTAGACGCTCTCAGCTTGGTGGAACGACTCCACCGTCTTTTGCTGGACGTGATCAAGGACGAATTCGAGCGGCTTGGCATCATCGATGTCAACGCGGTGCAGGCGTTGCTGTTGTTCAACATCGGCGACAACGAGGTGACGGCGGGCGAATTGAAATCGCGCGGCTATTACCAGGGCAGCAATGTCAGCTACAACCTGAAGAAGCTGGTCGAGATGGGGTACATGCACCATCAGCGCTGCGAGATCGACCGCCGGTCGGTGCGGGTGCGCCTGACCCAGCGCGGCCGCGAGATCCGCGACATCGTGACCGACCTGTTCGGCCGCCATGCCGAGGGGCTGCAGTCCAAGGGCGTTCTGGGGCTGGACGGAATCGACGAGATCACGAATTCTCTGCGCCGTGTCGAACGCTACTGGACCGATCAGATTCGGTACATCTACTGA
- a CDS encoding inositol monophosphatase family protein, which produces MQGSANLNIMMKAARKAGRSLVKDFREVENLQVSLRGAGDFVTRADMAAEEILREELTSARTSYGWLSRVSGETEGEDPTRRWIVDPLNGTTNFLHGLPHWCISIALEHKGQIVSAVVFDPAKDEMFYSERGSGAWLNDSKRMRVSGRSRMVEAVFATSVPHSTKRTLPATIKDLARLMPECAGARQWGAAGLDLAYVASGRFDGYWERELDLTSCAAGFLIAKEAGALVEGVRKDQDPLEAGAILCANNQIFDHFARIIREV; this is translated from the coding sequence ATGCAGGGCAGCGCAAATCTCAATATCATGATGAAGGCGGCGCGCAAAGCGGGCCGGTCTTTGGTCAAGGACTTCCGCGAAGTCGAAAACCTGCAGGTGTCGCTGCGCGGCGCGGGCGATTTTGTCACCCGGGCCGACATGGCCGCCGAAGAGATCCTGCGCGAGGAACTGACCTCGGCGCGCACCAGCTATGGCTGGCTGAGCCGCGTCTCGGGCGAGACCGAGGGCGAAGACCCAACCCGCCGCTGGATCGTCGATCCGCTGAACGGCACCACCAACTTCCTTCACGGTCTGCCGCATTGGTGCATTTCCATCGCGCTGGAGCACAAGGGCCAGATCGTTTCGGCGGTGGTCTTTGACCCCGCCAAGGACGAGATGTTCTATTCCGAGCGTGGCTCGGGCGCCTGGCTAAACGATTCCAAGCGGATGCGGGTTTCGGGCCGGTCGCGCATGGTCGAAGCGGTGTTTGCCACCAGCGTGCCGCACAGCACCAAGCGCACGCTGCCTGCCACGATCAAGGACCTTGCCCGCCTGATGCCGGAATGCGCGGGCGCGCGCCAGTGGGGCGCCGCGGGGCTTGACCTGGCCTATGTCGCCTCTGGCCGGTTCGATGGCTACTGGGAGCGTGAGCTGGATCTGACCAGCTGCGCCGCCGGTTTCCTGATCGCCAAGGAGGCGGGGGCGCTGGTCGAAGGGGTCCGCAAGGATCAAGACCCGCTGGAGGCAGGCGCGATCCTGTGCGCCAACAACCAGATCTTCGACCATTTCGCCCGGATCATCCGCGAGGTGTGA
- a CDS encoding GFA family protein, translated as MTDPVKATCHCGAVELRVTLSDGFNTARRCDCSFCRRRSVPVVSAPLDGITVVKGADKLTLYEWGTKTAKHHFCSVCGIYMYHRRRSNPNEFGVNLYAIEGAEPKDIEPVIWHDGVNHPSDRR; from the coding sequence ATGACCGACCCCGTCAAAGCCACCTGCCACTGCGGCGCAGTAGAACTGCGCGTGACCCTGTCCGACGGGTTCAACACCGCCCGGCGCTGTGACTGTTCCTTTTGCCGGCGGCGCAGCGTGCCCGTCGTCTCGGCCCCGCTGGACGGGATCACCGTGGTCAAGGGCGCGGACAAACTGACGCTGTATGAATGGGGCACCAAGACTGCCAAGCACCATTTCTGCTCGGTCTGCGGCATCTACATGTACCACCGCCGCCGGTCGAACCCGAACGAATTTGGCGTGAACCTGTATGCCATCGAAGGCGCCGAGCCAAAGGATATCGAGCCCGTGATATGGCACGACGGCGTCAACCACCCCTCGGACCGCAGATGA
- a CDS encoding rhomboid family intramembrane serine protease, with amino-acid sequence MFPIRDHNPSGRVPYVTYALIITNVAIFLGNWHLHADQRALYQFYGDYALVPVFISEGYGYSGFLTSMFLHGGLAHLGGNMLFLFIFGDNIEDEMGHLFYLVFYLACGVGAGLAHYIAAPFSPVPTVGASGAIAGVMGGYLLLFPRARVDILVILVIIFRVFPLPAWVILAVWFGLQIFGGFGSPADQGGVAYWAHAGGFVIGIGLTVPLWRRLGGPAFWQRTHGHPPHPEANYPISHTRVPRIPRR; translated from the coding sequence ATGTTTCCAATTCGTGATCACAACCCGTCGGGGCGTGTGCCCTATGTCACCTATGCCCTGATCATCACCAACGTGGCGATCTTTCTGGGCAACTGGCATCTGCATGCCGACCAGCGCGCGCTGTACCAGTTCTACGGCGATTATGCGCTGGTCCCGGTCTTCATTTCCGAAGGCTACGGCTATTCAGGGTTCCTCACCTCGATGTTCCTGCACGGCGGGCTGGCGCATCTGGGCGGCAACATGCTGTTCCTGTTCATCTTTGGCGACAATATCGAAGACGAGATGGGCCACCTTTTCTACCTTGTCTTCTACCTTGCCTGCGGGGTCGGCGCGGGCCTGGCCCATTACATCGCTGCGCCCTTTTCGCCAGTCCCCACCGTGGGCGCATCCGGCGCGATTGCCGGCGTCATGGGCGGGTACCTGTTGCTGTTCCCCAGGGCGCGCGTCGACATCCTGGTGATCCTCGTGATCATTTTCAGGGTCTTTCCGCTGCCGGCCTGGGTCATCCTGGCCGTATGGTTCGGGTTGCAGATCTTTGGCGGCTTTGGCAGCCCCGCCGACCAGGGCGGCGTCGCCTATTGGGCGCACGCGGGCGGGTTCGTGATCGGCATCGGCCTGACCGTCCCCCTGTGGCGGCGTCTTGGCGGCCCAGCCTTCTGGCAACGCACCCACGGCCACCCGCCCCACCCCGAGGCGAATTACCCGATTTCCCACACCCGTGTTCCAAGGATCCCAAGACGATGA